The DNA sequence AGGCTGACTTAAAGACTCATGTCGCATTTATGTTTGTCATCTGATATGAGCTATTTATCAGTGTGccagttttatttttcacagcACAACACTGAAAAAGTGTGCAAACCAGTGTCCACATGATACAGTGGGGCCATGTTTGGTTATCTTGATTGCAAGCTATCAGCAACTGTAGCTCAGCTGAAACACAGGGATTAAATGGAGCCAGTGTCTAAATGATGATAATGTTTGAGAAAAAAACTTTACATCATTTTTTCatggggtggccagatggggccactgaaaatttGGGGGttgcacaccaaaaccaaaagctacTGTATAACAGAATTTTAGGACTAAGCTTATGCTGTTGAAGTACGCTACTCTGAAACGATGTCAATATGAGAGTTATGGAATCATGTACTGATATACTTAGGTCTCTTATTTCACAGTAAATATCACTAATTATCTGTTGTACAATTTTAAATGCTCGCTtattttcggcacccccgaggcatggatactaatgacgtcagattctgggtgagtcgttgatctctactgattggttagggaaaaaatcaaattccctcccccttgtaaatcgccttcaatggaggtgatgtcagactgaaggttctgggagcttcagtctgacactcaggctagtaGTTTGGTacactttttctctgtttccactgtgtaaagttgtggatggtaccaaagGAACCGTTCCTtactgtccccatgtttggtcccccctctgttggggtacctagcacacagatctggtactaaaaggtggaactgtgaacactgcagtctgattggtcagtagaggatggtcactctgctcagggccgagttgtggctggttttgagagttttacatatattagtagactgtaactataaaatgaaaggatgttttgctgcttcttgCAGTAGCTGAAGGCagagaaaaataattcactgggccgactgccagtaatgttacttaatgactgagttgatgacgtgaatccatcagcacaccttaaatttcactgtgacatctttgaccattactttattgtctcttggatgacagacacttttagttatgagtggatcttcaagtgtttaaaaatatatattgattTTAACCAGAtaatgtgaactgcatatattctaaacctcacttggagaaaaacaaagggggttgtggagcgttgttcctaaatgcacaaacctgctgttAGTAAATATCcaatggagagagactctcactgcagcctgttctattttgttctgaaaatgctgGCATGCAGCCTcgacgaggtgcagacttctaTCTATTAAGatgaaatacagtgagtgctggacagagcctAAGAGTAATGTTTCAGGTGGAAACACTGAGCAGATCTAGGGTCTAGGCACCATGTCTtcagggttacttttggttccaaaggtaccataccgaaagtgtttgatggaaatggggctttaagGTGGGAGTTCGAGGGACACCTCTTAAAGTGGCCATTCCAGGAGTTCCCTCTTTAAAATTTAGTCTTACTTTGGTGCGTTATTTAGCCCCCTTGCTGACAAGCCAGGCCGACCTGGTTGGTACTAATAGATGCTGTAGGTTGTCTAGTTAGATAACATCTTTGCGCAAGCTCAAAAAGTGAGCTACAGTAATTGTATCAGGGGAGCTATGGCACCCAGCGACCCCCCCCTTGGGGCACCACTGGTTTACACGCCCTATATTATTAAAGTAGATcatgagcagagcagagtaatTTAGATTTGATCTTGACAGCTCATtgaaaacactgaacacaaacattgaaaatagaaaaaaataagataatatgCATTGTTGATGATGTATATTCAAAACTAAGGCTGTGTATTTGACAAGTCACAATATATTAGAATTGAACAGATGGATCAATAAAAGAGGATTCAGCTCACAAGGTGAACGTATTTCTTAACTGTATTATTCCCCGTCATTATTTTTACACTTGCTGATGAGCTTTTCATCAGGGCAGTAAAATCCAACACACAACTACccaaccaaataaacaaaataacagcGCTTTgcttgcagagctgcagggcCTTAATCTTTGACATTATCTTGTCTTAACTGGCCATGTCATGGGCTGATCTGGGGCAAGCCCAAAGGAGCAGCAGACCTAGTCAGGGTCATTTGGACTACCAGAGATATGTTTACTGCAGCTCCCTCCTTCCAGATGCCTTGGTGCAGTCGCCTTTCTCCAACTCAGTGAATTCCTGGTAGCAATGCTGCAGGATTACACTGTTAACAGCGATACACCCTCTTTCTTTGGTGTTCACTTATGCAACAAAAGATCACAACAGTATATGTGCACTGTATAATGTACTAGTGAACGTGTGACATTTAAAGCTCAGCTATTATGCCAGTGATAAGACAAGACAATCTGCTGAGCAAAAGGCACTGGCTAACAGACGTAACAGACTGGGCTAAACATCAACCTGCAAGATTTACTTGCTAATGTGTAGAGGGAATATTTTCTACATTCACTAAATAGAATTAAACTGCTATTGAAtatatattgcttttttttgttttgttttttgcaattGCCAAGACACAAAAACTGGCACTTGCAGCACAGTTATTGAAAATCACGTGGCCTATTTATTGATCAGGTATGCCAAGCCATAAGCACATTGTCTGCAacactaaaattaaaaattataaaacatactttttgcAAATAACTACATATTGTTATCTACATTAGACACATCATTCAAAATTGAAAGCATGTGTTATGTTGTTTGCTAAACACTGCTATAAATACCACACTCAATTACCAATCACCTGCACCCAGACTCTGGATATTGGTGTTTTATACTTAGCACATCAGTGTGCAGGTGGCAAGTGGAAAGAGCTGTTTATTTGGTGCTTGTGTATAAAGTTGTAATGCATGAATACAATATTAAGTGTGGTTGAATGAAGTGTTTGATTTTGCAGGAGATGTAACataatttgtattttgtgtatgtttttgtttttgtgtgtagaGGGCCCTAGTTTCAGGAATAATAAAAAGCTGTGTTCAGTAAGGTTAAATGTATGTTTGCATTGAAAGCCCACATTAGTATGTAGCTTATGTATTTTTCTCTACTTCTGTCAGTGGACATTTTTATCCACTAGATGGTAATCATGTACTCACAGTTTTTCTCAAATGCTTGCACAAGAGAGACAGGGCTCCACTTGATCTTTATTATCACCTCCTCAGCACAGCAGAgatcttttctttttgattGGTTTCACACATCTATTCACAGCTGATAGCAATTACTGCATAATTATAATACTCCAATGCACCTGTGTGAAATTCCTTTGCACAGTTCTTCAATCAGCAGTCAGTCCTGATCCATATATAAAAGATGTCACCTCTCTGTGGCTGTTTGCAAGCATGGATAAAAGAGACCAAAGGCACctaaaaatgaataattaatgtAATAGAATAAATGAAGAAGACTGttttagaaaatgtgttttttacagtattttaacAGGGCATctcaaaaaaaggtcaaaagtgCAGGTGCAAAGTGCAGCAGGGTCAACTCTAGTAAAATCATCTCTGGAGACAAGAATACAACTCATGCTTGTCGTTTTTGGCACATAGCTTTACTCTGTAATGTACCAACTAATAGCACAGGCATATAACACAAATTAAGGTTGAACTGGCTGTTCAGAGCTGTATTTAGTTTAGTAGGAATATATTAATCTGACCACAAGCTGTATTGACTGATGGAAATATTTGCTaatgtttgtaatgttttattATGTTGGAGCATTTGCaaataacgtcattttgaccaGCAACTTCCAGTCAAGGCCTGTGTGTGAACTGTTTTGTTCAAAGCAAATGAGAAAACCTATAACCCAGACTTCTGTGAACATCTGACGAATTCACTGACAGGATAAGATTACTGATTTCAGGAGCAATGACCCGGTTAACACTGAGTAACATTAGATctaaaacattataaaaaaaacgGTGTCAGATCTTCACGATTACATAAACATGATGGCTGAATTATTTACAGAGTATTTTAAGGCATTGAAAGCATCTACCCAGCTGAGGTATGTAAAATCCTACAACAGTTCAACGTGGAGGCGCCAAAACAGGAAGGACTGTTTTATGTGCTGTGGATCTATTGTTTTGGGCTGACAACTGCTTTCCTGTTAAACTGCTTGCACCCTGTATCACTGAAAtagcttcttctttttttaaaacttacttACTATGATTTCGTTTTATTTTGCTGTACAAAAACAGTGCCATTTAAATTTACAGGATATCAGGCAATAACAACCAGATTTAAATTTAAGCGTCTGTGGCAACATAGTAACGTCCTATGTCCAATCTGTGAATGAAACAACACATAATAAAGTCAGCTGGGTTTTcaagaataaaacacaaaacagcaacaccATGTGAGATGACAACACAGTGTGACATAATAGTGGGCTGCATTTAAAACTAAACCTCTCAGCACGGTGTTAAGCTCCACTTGGACTCTCTTAAGATTGAATAGAAAAATGTAATAAGCAGTCTACTTATTTTCTGCCACTTCAAGTTACATGAACTTCTATTTCTCCAGCTGAATTTAAATGGTGGCAAAAACCAAAGCCTTTGTTCATGTATATAAAAACAACATCTTCATACTATGAACAGCATAATCCACACCaccacagtggaaaaaaagaatattaaagTCTGTACCTACCTGTCCATGTGGATAAGCAGGCgcttattctatgctttctggTAGGTCATCCTGGGCGGGCATCCAGAGGCATCGTTTCACTGCTCAGGCTCAGAAGCAGGATGAGAGAGACAATGGGTCATTTTTCTTCAAAACCCCTCACCACCAAGTACAGGCACAACACTCAGGATACCAGCATCCTGCCAAAGGCCCCATTGTTCCCAAGCCTGTCTGCCTCCATTGCCATGACCACTCACTGTTTATGTATTTAATTCAGGATGACTCCTACTACAACCCCATTCATTCACCCAGAAATGAACAGTGACGTAGCTCTGGACCTCCAAAACCTTGCTTCTCCCGATTTAgctatgtgtgagtgtgtgtgtgtgtgtgtgtgtgtgcctgcgtgACATGTGATATTACTACCAAAGTTATCACCAGCTCTCCACATTATTTCTGACATGATTTTTCTTTAAGGGGTTTAGTCAACCTTGCATTTCTGGGGGTTCTACACATTTGAtcttccatttaaaaaacacctcacctgcaaaatgaccatttgtatatcagttactgggtgcggttacatgatggcttctcattcagaatgaaataaatctgaatgaaatcattcggaattaaagtctttccaggtagttttcatgggaaatattcattccaaatgatcagtttaatcgcctttattcaggtctgcgcaaggtttggggcagggaaggtttctgattggatagggggcggggtggatgttacgtgtttacgtttaccgcaaaaaaacactgtagtcctcgctccggataacaagatacTTGACgatgccgttcttagtgcctttttcgggcttgttttgcttatattcttgaagcagcagtacgacaacaaccttgttctgctaatgcttcgtctgttgaggaggagaagggaggtagaaggtcgaagaagggagatagaagacggTGCTTTGGCgtatggaaaccggtgagtgcaatgAGTCCgactctatctcagcccgttgctatgcgcgctaaatatgtcatcgcgccagaagggcaaggaaacgagcatgtgcagaaagaccggaatgaacttaaagaaaattctttcatttggaatgacaaacggaataaaccaccccctttaatctgatttaattttcaatcagaatgaccatttttcaatcggaataACCGTTTACACGAccactttcattccgaatggcctttcattccgaatgaaagtggaattaaactgtccatgtaaacgtactgactcaCCGTGTGACCTTGAATTCGTGGagcaaactttgttttttgcatgcctccacagtgaatctAATAAAGGCCTACATTGCTTATGAATTAAAGTCACTGGGGACCggtttaacaacagaaacaaacaattttTTCAAGtctataggcccgtttccactgaatatgttcctggtactatttggggggcaggaactactacaggaccGTCCTCTCGCTTGGCCCTCTCAactgccgtgtctccactgagagagcggagtaggaggaaggttcctgtgtGTGACGTAAtagttgcgcgaccattttgaccggggtgacgtaggggcgtagggacaccgttagccgttagcggtgtctgtaataactccggtcacggtccgtgaaaatttttttttttccagcggatgtcttagttacaacatgattgagctaactggagtagtttcatgtcgtatccgacaacgggaggcttttaacagatgatgtcatgatgttagctttgctgctgctgttagctgtcgctgtcagctgatgctttctagacattgtgatttcccaaaactgaataaataccacacgtAGCAATACAAAATTGCTTTGCttgctcaatcatgttgtaactaagatatccgctggaaaaaatatttttttcacggaccatttattgagttattacagacaccgctaacagctaatggttagcccagctaatctacaataaccatgttgttatttacaaaacatcacatcccgccttgagtatatccaatcagcaccaagtaatccccaagccccacccaggagtttctcggggccgTTTTAAGTACCTACTCAGAGGCAGgaacttgtttagcccctgtaaaagttccggaactctgtccttcggaggtggttcctgcggtggagacacgcaccaacggcccccgCTCCATAAAATTACCCccaagttcctgcggtggaaacgggccttattaatccagtcatatgctcggTACTTCCCAGACACATGCATTTTGACATTATGATAAAAAACACTTGCTTCTGAGCTTCGCTTGAGCAGATTCAAATGCGCACACGTGCCCGTGCATGGTACTCGGCCACATAAGACTGTTCGTACTGAcgttttaaattgtaatgtttCAGCAAAAACGGATGTGTTTAGGAAGTGATGAttatacgactggataaatgagacttggattgtgCTGCACCTGTTGTGTGAAAGTTGTTTTGATGGatgtgatatagttttactgttgttaactGCGCCCCTGTTCACATcagttcatgaagaatgttccCCTTTCGGATTCTGTGTTCACCGTGGAGACATGCGCACAAAGTTTTCCTCattaattcaacataacatgtGGTGAGTAattatatacaaatggtcattttgcaggtgaagcattcctttaaacCTTCTTCTTTTGGTGCCTGTGTTGAAGATttatgggatttttttgtgctgttttcaaAGGTTATTTTTGAAGCCAAAAAAGATGCCATGTGATGCCATGACTTCATTCTGCGCCAAAAGCGGGTCAAAATTTGTAATTATCTAGTAAAATGTGTCCACATGTACTGGATGTATTGGCACATTTGTTACAGATAGTCACAGTTACTACACAGCGGGCACATCTCAAGTCTCTTATTTGATGTTTCTTCGCTCCTGGATCCTTGCATGAACCAAAAGTCCTTCTGGTGTGCCATCTTGAGGGCCGTCCCAAGGCTCTTAGCTGCAGTCTGAATCACacgctttttctttttacttttagtaggtactgcgGCTGCCCTTACAAAGTATGCATTGTGCACACAATTAGATAACTACTTCATCATAACATTGTTCCCTGAACTTTGACTATCTTGCTCATATATTCGCTGCAGTCTGTTGTGCGAAATTTAAAGTCCAAAGAAAAGGTATGCAGTTTGGAACAGTGAACATTACCTTGGAAATATAACAACACCCTATTCATCTTGGGCATTCTGTactgctttcaaatatttattctcccGTAGATCaacttgtcttttttcatgttATCTCTGCTGAGTCAGCACGTTTTTCTGTGTATAAATGAGGGACTGTGTTCTGCAGTGAGGTTTAAACAGCTCTGGATGTACAGAAGCTGCTCTGACACACTGAGGATCATTTCTACCTTAAAGTTCTTCAATATGGAGTTAACTGAGTGCAGAAAAGAACAGAGTCTCTTTTGAGGGGGTAGCTTGGTTCATTTACACCAAATTCAGCTTCTTACAAACATGGTTCTTTTCTTCAGGCCTTAAATGCAAGGCTTATTATATATCTCACCAGCTAAATGCTTTATTTCTTGTTGGttcaaaaaataacattaaattcacgttgttgtttttttaaattcaatccAGCACCCAAGAATTTGTAAACTGTAAAGTTTGTCTATAAGCGAAAACTGCTCTGATTTCATTTAACAGTCACGTATTTGCCGCATTTTAGCTCACAGACCTTTATCTCATTTTAATTTGGACTTTAGCATTGTGTGTTGGCTTGTTGACTTTTTAACAAACAGGTCTCAGAGGGTCCAGGAAAACAGGACACTGTCCAGTGGCCGTTTTATCTCCTACTGGATGTATCAGAGATGTGTTCTTTgttctcttttattttgtttatacaCAAATGAATGTCAGAGTAATCATGCTTCTCTGTTATTGTAAGCCCTCTTCATGGATCAGAACACAATCATGGCCCAGAACTGGATGAATTTGTTAATTGGTGTGACCAGTCTTTTCTCCATATTAATGTGTCTAAGACCAATGAGATGTTTATTGATTTTCGGAGGAGGGCCTGCCTTCCTGCTCCTTGTTTGGTTAAGGGGGAGCCACtggcagcagtggcagcagtaCAAGTATCTGGGCACTGTGTGAGATGACAAGTAGAATTTTGATGTGAACACTGACGGCATCTGTAAGACGGCAAGCCAACGCCACTTCATTAAGCTGAGGAGTTTTGATGTACATAGGACAATCATGAAAATGTTCTGTTCTGCTTTTATCTAGTCCGTTCtttcttttcacattttctgttGGTTTGGAAATCTGAGccttaaaaacagaaacaagttGGAAAAAGTGTTCACGCTGAGCTGTAAGATCACTGGTGTTACTCTTAATAACCTCCAGCATCTGCATGAAGAGTGGGTCAGCTCTAAAGCTCAGTCAattgtctcagactctcaaaaacccctccatgttgagtttcagatgcttccatCTGGGGGAGGTTTTGTCTCCACAGTGACCATTAATGTTCATGattctgacagtgtgtgatattGGATACTTTGTGTTacgtgttgtgtgttttgttgtactcatgACTACTGACTGTATCTCAAATTGCCCTTCAGGGACATTAAAGTTTAcgtcacctcacctcaccttacGCACTAATACTTGAAATTATCCCTTAAATAGGCTTTAAATATCCTTAAAAAAATCCCACAGAACAGATGCCTGCAGCACAAGGCACATGCAGCACCAAACTGCACTTATTAAAATGAATTATCGGCACCGCAGCGTGGAAGATCTGAACATTACTTTGAGTTTTGGTTTTTGTGAAGTGGGAAAACAAATTGGTGTCTTTCTCTGCTCGCACCTGTCAGTTGGGTAAGTGGACTCAGCCAGAGAGTTGGAGGAAGACGGTGTGATTTTACACCAGACTAGCTTGCTTGTTGTTAAACTTAATGGTGTAGTACCTTTTTAAGTTAGGCTGGCTGTATTGAGATGTTTTCATAGTTTAATCTCACAAATAATAACGAAGCTTAGAACAAACAGGATCGTTACCTGGCTGTCCAAGAAGGCAGGTAACAGGGTGACGTGATGCTTCTCTGCAGGGTGCTCAATTTAAGCGTGTTAACTGTGGTGACTGTGACAAGGGacgttgatttttttttttttttttccaaacctgtCTGCATTAGTCTTCGTAGCTTAGCGCCaaaaagggtgtaagctttttataaagattgatgcactgttaatcttgcagtcaagtattttatacccatactgtgcgtggttgtgaccgtcacccaccctccctggagactagcctatcagcctttattggaaaaacttcctaatacgAGCCAGAGACGGCCGTGATACACCGTagtgtgtcaaggggaaagtaaggGACAGACAAGGGGGATTGAGGgacaggtgcttaagtcctgagttatatagcgacagtgcatgcggagaagaaggagaaaacaaacaaacaagcaaacaaagaaacatataaacaaaacaaaaaaaaaaaaacaaaaacaaaaaaaaaaacagaggagaaacaggcagtgtagctgatatattgtggccttgaggttgttgtgctcaaataaatgtataatatgcagaagaaaaaaacaaaaaacaaaagagaagtctatactgaacaccagaAATGTGAGAGTCCTGGTGGTAGAGGAAAGCCCGATTGTGGAGAAGAGTTGCCAGCGCAGTGTGGTAGGTTTGAGAAGCAACTGAGCCCCTTTtgagtgatcccatcggttctttgcaatgcgtcacggagctgaagtttcgaacatgcatgcgtgtatttgaaccctcccaatgtgtttatgaaaaccatcaccagggaATAGGGCCAATGTCCCAGCCCTGCGGGAGACGGCGGGCGGTGAGGCACCCCAAGGCCGCGGGAGCGCCCAGACCCCACGCCCAGGGAGCCGTAGAGGCCGCAGGACACCACGTAGGCCCTAGGACCCGGGGCGGCAATGGCCagcacccccagagagccagagacacaccccagatGGGCGGGGCAGGAAGGCCCCCCCCACGCCGGGAACCTAGCGACACCACCATGATGTAAATGGGCTCCCTGGCTCCAACTCACAGCCTGAGAGGGCCGGGCCCCACGAGCCATACCATGcgtatctacagtgtgtgttgaccccccccccccccttactATGATTCTCCGATCCCTGATGGAGAATCATTAACCCTACAccgtgagtgtgaatgtgagtgcccatAAATGTGaggtggtgcattaaaattgagggacataggagacaggtgggggcaaggCTGATGGCTACAGCACACTGCTGACCTGCAGCCTGTGCAGCCATAGGCACCTGTAAcctgttcccatctgtcccccaagatgtaggtgtgtgtggtgctttaaaattggagGACAGATGGGGATGGGCTGGGGGGCAGTATGGAGGGCTACAggacaccactgtcccatagCCTGCCCCATCATGAAGCCCCCCAATCCATCAGTGGCCTGCACCTTGAAGAGTGAATGTATGTGGTGCGTTAAAACTGTGGAATGTGTGGTGGGtgaactaaatgtggtttaggagGCCAGGCCAGTGTAGGCCCGGCCCAAAGGCCGGAGGGATGGATGAGAGGGGCTAGAAGGTGGTGCCAACCAGACCCCGGCACCGCAAGGCCCCCAAAGCTCATGGGCAGCGGGCCAGGTGGGCCCCAAGGAAACCCAACGAGCCCCCACCGAACCCCGCCCCCCAAGCAACTGCAGCGTCAGGCCCCTGCAACGGTCCCGACCTGGGTCACACCGCAAAACCGACCCCCAGCAGAAGGACGAGGCACGCCACCAGGACGCGCGGACGACGGGCCCCACCCAGCCCCCCGGACCCCAGCGCCCAGGAGCACAGGCCAACCTGCAACCCCGCCAGTACTCCCCCAGACCGCCCCAGACCCAAAGCTGGACCCCCAGCCCACCCGACCTGCCCCCCACTGCCAGCCGCACACCAACGGGCAGGCCCACCCTGCGCGGCAGCAGAAcgccccaccccccacccccgcaGGTGGCACCCAGCACCCGCACCAGGCCCCCGGCCGTGGGGGGGGCCCCAGGCGGGGAAAGGGAAGCAGGGAGGGacggggggaggggggagggagggggaagggCAGGAGAGGAgcgaggggaggggggaggaggagccCACCCACCCCGCACCACCAGTGGCGGAAACAGCCCCCCAGGGTGGACTGGCCATGCCGCCCCAGGCCCAGGGAACACAAGGAGACCCCGCCACCTCCACGCACACAGGGCAAGCAGTCCAGACGCACCCGCCCCCCAGGGGAAAACCGCCCGGCCCCGCGATCCCCCACAGAGCCAGGGAGCAGGCCTGGATTCAAGGGAGAGAGGGTGCACTTAACACATGCTTAAGGCCTGGGGTTCTGATGAACTGCTGTGGTATATTGTGGTGAGAGAGATAGGGGGATTAGGGGTTACATcattaacagaaacacattacatattacacaacagtttttcttgagttgtaatatttatacatgtatgtacaggtggcatatgctcacaggctgagtggcacTATACAGACACGTTTAGTGAGTGGATAAATGGtgaccatttttctgtaaagtatgtTAGTTGGTTTTTGTGgccagcagatattttctccaACGAAATATGTTCTGCAAGTAGATTCAGCCAATGGTTTATGTTGAgggtctgtttatctttccaattgactaggattgttttcttggcgatGGCGGGAGCTAGCAGAAGAGAattgcagtggctgtttgggaGGTCAATTGTCATCAGGTCACCAATTAAGCACAGGTTGGGAGATAATGGGATCCTGCAGTCCAAAATGGAGAAGAGTTTTTGAGTGACTGTTGACCACAAGTGCTGGACGGTGAACATAACCAGAGGGCATGAAAGTAGGTGtctgcagtgttctgagtaCACTGAGTGCATATGTCAGACTGACTGAAGCCCAttctattcatcttttgttgggtgatgtgtgttctgtggagtactttaaattgggtaagttgtatattagtgtttcttcattcattcattcatcttctaaccgcttcatcctcttgagggtcgcgggggggctggagcctatcccagctacatcgggcgagaggcagggtacaccctggacaggtcgccagactatcgcagggctgacacatagagacaaacaaccattcacgctcacattcacacctacggacaatttagagtcaccaattaacctagtccccaatctgcatgtctttggactgtgggaggaagccggagtgcccggagagaacccacactgacacggggagaacatgcaaactccaca is a window from the Epinephelus fuscoguttatus linkage group LG15, E.fuscoguttatus.final_Chr_v1 genome containing:
- the LOC125902684 gene encoding splicing factor, proline- and glutamine-rich-like, which translates into the protein MRGARRWCQPDPGTARPPKLMGSGPGGPQGNPTSPHRTPPPKQLQRQAPATVPTWVTPQNRPPAEGRGTPPGRADDGPHPAPRTPAPRSTGQPATPPVLPQTAPDPKLDPQPTRPAPHCQPHTNGQAHPARQQNAPPPTPAGGTQHPHQAPGRGGGPRRGKGSREGRGEGGGRGKGRRGARGGGRRSPPTPHHQWRKQPPRVDWPCRPRPREHKETPPPPRTQGKQSRRTRPPGENRPAPRSPTEPGSRPGFKGERVHLTHA